A DNA window from Paenibacillus andongensis contains the following coding sequences:
- a CDS encoding cytochrome C assembly family protein, whose translation MVTRSWLFDAMIYMYALSLLFYFSDFANANRSAKRMGTGLLLFVWVLQTAYLGINLFGHLTEWAFARSDVLFMFSWLIVTISLLINRFFRIELFVFFVNVLGFAILALNVFSNPNVTPIKPDWNINDELLFIHITLAIGSYVAFSIAAIFSGMYVFLHKMLKAKKFSQTVMRLPSLEKIEHYTYLSVIIGAPLLLMALSLGVVWVVLEGNRNLLYDPKVINSFFVLAAYAFYLFQQHSMRISGNKLAAWNLAAFLIVVLNFVVSNLVSGFHGWIWS comes from the coding sequence ATGGTAACACGTAGCTGGTTGTTTGATGCGATGATTTATATGTATGCCCTGAGCCTATTGTTTTACTTTTCGGATTTCGCTAATGCGAACCGAAGTGCGAAACGGATGGGGACGGGGCTGCTTTTGTTTGTATGGGTTCTGCAAACCGCTTACCTAGGAATTAACTTGTTTGGTCATTTGACAGAATGGGCATTTGCCCGGTCGGATGTACTATTTATGTTTTCGTGGTTGATTGTCACGATTTCACTGTTGATTAACCGATTTTTCCGCATTGAATTGTTTGTATTTTTTGTGAATGTACTCGGTTTTGCTATTTTGGCTTTGAATGTTTTCAGTAATCCGAACGTAACGCCAATTAAGCCCGATTGGAACATTAATGATGAGCTATTATTTATCCATATTACCCTAGCGATTGGCAGCTACGTGGCATTCTCGATTGCAGCTATTTTCTCAGGCATGTATGTGTTCTTACACAAAATGCTGAAAGCGAAGAAATTTTCTCAAACGGTGATGAGACTACCTTCCCTTGAGAAAATTGAGCATTACACCTATCTCTCCGTGATTATCGGAGCTCCTTTGCTTCTTATGGCTTTAAGCCTGGGTGTGGTTTGGGTTGTACTGGAAGGAAATCGTAATTTACTTTATGATCCTAAGGTAATTAATTCATTTTTTGTATTAGCAGCGTACGCTTTTTATTTATTTCAGCAGCATTCTATGCGTATTTCGGGTAATAAGCTAGCAGCTTGGAACCTTGCAGCATTCTTGATTGTAGTTCTCAATTTCGTGGTTTCTAATCTGGTTTCAGGTTTTCATGGCTGGATATGGAGCTAA
- a CDS encoding S-adenosylmethionine decarboxylase, with translation MKQKIVRKAVIYSVVVFLIIWPIYQLIQILGPHKEEHDATHLLYQVSLFQMELLKSYLEEAAQSKDTEGLNAVGQALYSASYTHERLVLAAGGSEYLTTLDSMTQLTQYLKRMQVGGERTLKPDELQVLKEVWLQYKSMYDLYEKIMASNGDIVSSQNTKLAELDRNLTSFIRKKALQ, from the coding sequence TTGAAACAAAAAATAGTTAGAAAAGCAGTGATTTACAGTGTTGTTGTCTTCCTCATTATCTGGCCTATCTATCAGCTCATTCAAATACTAGGCCCGCATAAAGAAGAGCATGATGCTACCCATCTCCTGTATCAAGTATCTCTGTTTCAGATGGAACTTCTAAAGAGCTATCTGGAAGAAGCTGCTCAAAGCAAGGATACCGAAGGGTTGAATGCTGTGGGGCAAGCCCTTTACTCGGCAAGTTATACACATGAACGCCTGGTGCTCGCTGCAGGAGGAAGTGAATATCTGACTACACTGGACAGCATGACCCAGCTAACGCAATACTTGAAGCGTATGCAGGTGGGGGGAGAGCGCACATTAAAGCCTGATGAGCTCCAAGTTTTGAAGGAAGTTTGGCTTCAATACAAGAGTATGTACGATCTGTATGAAAAAATTATGGCTTCGAATGGCGATATTGTTTCGTCCCAAAATACGAAGCTGGCTGAACTAGATCGAAATTTAACCTCTTTTATTCGAAAAAAAGCACTTCAATAA
- a CDS encoding precorrin-2 dehydrogenase/sirohydrochlorin ferrochelatase family protein produces MNHPYPIMMNLSGRRCLVVGGGSVAERKVKSLLQAGAHVTIVSTEFTEGLMKMENQSEVVLYRQTFQPSIMIDESSDCAPYTLVVAATNDAKVNAGVYEIASRQGQLINVVDQPQLSSFIVPSVVRRGKLVIAVSTGGASPSAARKIAQELDTAYGEEYETYLDFLSDLRLLIQSKVADKQARQRVFKEMLEWDVLAKIRSGTFESWKEKLYITIEKEPWMQSQVGDKGTDLSAWLTAIKDIGQQVQGGG; encoded by the coding sequence ATGAATCATCCTTATCCGATTATGATGAATCTGTCTGGACGCCGATGTTTAGTTGTAGGCGGCGGTTCAGTGGCTGAACGAAAGGTGAAATCGCTTCTGCAAGCAGGTGCTCATGTAACAATCGTAAGCACAGAATTCACTGAGGGACTTATGAAGATGGAGAACCAGTCGGAAGTGGTACTGTATAGGCAAACGTTTCAGCCTTCGATAATGATCGATGAAAGTTCAGATTGTGCGCCTTACACTTTGGTTGTAGCTGCAACGAACGATGCGAAAGTTAATGCCGGGGTGTATGAGATTGCATCAAGGCAGGGACAGCTGATCAACGTTGTTGATCAACCTCAATTGAGCTCCTTCATCGTACCTTCTGTTGTTCGTAGAGGGAAGTTAGTTATTGCCGTTTCAACAGGTGGCGCAAGTCCGTCAGCTGCTCGTAAGATCGCTCAAGAACTAGACACCGCTTATGGTGAGGAGTATGAAACATACCTCGATTTCCTCAGTGATTTGCGGTTATTGATTCAGAGTAAGGTGGCCGATAAACAGGCTAGACAACGTGTGTTTAAAGAAATGCTAGAATGGGACGTGCTCGCCAAAATACGGAGCGGAACGTTCGAGAGTTGGAAAGAAAAGCTCTACATAACCATAGAAAAAGAACCTTGGATGCAGAGTCAAGTTGGGGATAAAGGTACAGATCTATCTGCTTGGTTAACAGCTATCAAGGATATCGGGCAGCAAGTACAAGGAGGCGGGTAG
- the speD gene encoding adenosylmethionine decarboxylase has protein sequence METEYSTFGRHVAVDTWGVDFELLNNADWLQAQMVEAAEVCGATVLSVQSKQFEPQGATVLVMLSESHLSIHTYPERGFAALDCYTCGETVDPQLAIDFMVSVLKPETFYAKKLVRGMGELQVETPEIKQAELVK, from the coding sequence ATGGAAACAGAATACTCAACTTTCGGAAGACACGTTGCTGTAGATACTTGGGGGGTAGATTTCGAACTTCTGAACAATGCAGATTGGCTGCAGGCTCAGATGGTAGAAGCTGCCGAGGTATGCGGAGCAACCGTACTATCTGTACAATCCAAGCAATTTGAACCACAAGGAGCAACTGTACTTGTTATGTTGTCCGAGAGTCATCTCTCCATTCATACTTATCCTGAGAGAGGTTTTGCCGCGCTTGACTGCTATACATGCGGTGAGACAGTGGACCCTCAATTAGCAATTGACTTTATGGTATCCGTATTGAAACCAGAAACATTCTATGCGAAGAAATTAGTTCGCGGAATGGGTGAACTACAAGTTGAAACTCCTGAAATAAAGCAAGCAGAGCTTGTTAAATAA
- the hemE gene encoding uroporphyrinogen decarboxylase, producing the protein MTYNDNFIKACRKEQVDTLPVWYMRQAGRYDPDYRKIKEKYSLLEICQQPELAAEVTMMPIKKLGVDAAILYSDIMNPVASLGVDFDIVKDVGPVIHTPVRTAQDVERLRPIDVDKDLSHIIQTIRILDKELEVPLISFAGAPFTIASYLIEGRPSKSYIRTKQLMYSEPTVWFALMEKLGDMVITYLRAHIAAGAKAVQVFDSWVGALSPADFQMYVLPTMTRIFKELADLKEPKIYFPGVSSGELLPYLKDIQADVIGLDWRIPISVGRGRVGERFAVQGNLDPYILTAPMSVIEQQAKAIIDEGIQQPGYIFNLGHGLFPEASLEKLKDLTTFIHTYSHSVLTKQAEKSGV; encoded by the coding sequence ATGACCTACAACGATAATTTTATTAAAGCATGCCGGAAAGAACAGGTGGATACGCTGCCTGTTTGGTATATGCGCCAAGCTGGACGTTACGATCCGGATTATCGCAAAATCAAAGAAAAGTACTCACTGCTCGAAATTTGTCAGCAACCAGAGCTAGCTGCAGAAGTTACGATGATGCCCATTAAAAAGTTGGGTGTTGATGCGGCCATTTTATATTCGGACATTATGAATCCCGTTGCTTCTCTTGGGGTTGATTTTGATATTGTCAAAGATGTGGGTCCTGTCATTCATACGCCGGTTCGGACAGCACAAGATGTTGAGCGCCTGCGTCCAATCGATGTGGACAAAGATTTATCGCATATTATTCAAACGATCCGTATTTTAGATAAGGAGCTTGAGGTTCCCCTCATCTCATTTGCGGGTGCGCCATTTACGATTGCAAGCTACTTAATTGAAGGTAGACCATCCAAAAGCTATATCCGTACGAAGCAGCTTATGTACTCCGAACCAACCGTTTGGTTTGCCTTAATGGAGAAACTGGGTGATATGGTCATTACCTACTTGCGAGCGCATATCGCAGCGGGTGCCAAAGCTGTTCAAGTTTTTGATAGCTGGGTTGGCGCGCTTTCTCCTGCGGATTTCCAAATGTATGTGCTACCGACAATGACGCGTATTTTCAAAGAACTTGCGGACTTGAAGGAGCCAAAGATTTATTTCCCAGGCGTGAGTTCAGGGGAGCTGCTTCCATATCTCAAAGACATCCAAGCGGATGTCATTGGTCTAGATTGGCGGATTCCAATTTCTGTAGGCCGCGGACGAGTTGGCGAACGCTTTGCCGTACAAGGAAATTTGGATCCCTATATTTTAACAGCTCCTATGAGCGTTATTGAGCAGCAGGCGAAAGCGATTATCGATGAGGGGATTCAGCAACCGGGTTATATCTTTAACCTTGGCCATGGATTATTCCCGGAAGCATCGCTTGAGAAGTTAAAGGATTTGACTACATTCATTCATACTTACTCACATTCCGTATTAACGAAGCAAGCAGAAAAGAGTGGTGTTTAG
- the cobA gene encoding uroporphyrinogen-III C-methyltransferase: MNKGRVYLVGAGPGDPKLISVRGMEAIQKADVIVYDRLANPRLLKHRRPEAELIFVGKLPDKHILKQEEINQLLVDLALQGKVVTRLKGGDPSVFGRVGEEAELLADNDVIFDIIPGITSSIAVPAYAGIPVTHRDFTSSFAIITGHEYPNKTYSSLDWEHLAKAIGTMVFLMGVANLEQICRELIRCGKPPEMPVALVRWGTWADQATITGTLSDITEKVREANFKSPAVIIVGEVVKLREKLAWIEKKPLFGRRVLVTRARSQASELVDLIDDMGGEAVEFPVIRLQPPSRPEAIQELDLALDKLQEFDWVLLTSVNGVEYFFRRLREKGIDVRKMGNARIAAVGPKTAEALAERGIIADVLPAKYQGEGILEAIQADLKAGQKVLLPTADLARDYLPAKLKELGLEVTEVDVYENVLTTDDGDEIIHLLQNQSIHIITFTSSSTVTNLLEALRQLGVEDPLSLLQGVEIACIGPKTAETASQCGLPVTYMAEEATVASLVQSISQHK; this comes from the coding sequence GTGAACAAAGGAAGAGTCTATCTCGTTGGTGCGGGTCCCGGAGATCCTAAACTCATCTCGGTTCGCGGTATGGAAGCTATTCAGAAAGCCGATGTCATCGTTTATGACCGGCTGGCCAACCCTCGTCTACTCAAGCATCGCAGACCGGAAGCAGAGCTGATCTTTGTCGGTAAACTTCCGGACAAACATATACTAAAGCAAGAAGAAATTAATCAATTGCTCGTGGATTTGGCCCTTCAAGGGAAAGTCGTGACTCGTCTCAAAGGCGGCGATCCCAGCGTCTTCGGTCGAGTTGGCGAGGAAGCGGAGCTGCTTGCAGATAACGATGTGATCTTCGATATTATTCCGGGTATCACATCCTCGATTGCGGTTCCAGCCTATGCGGGTATTCCAGTCACTCATCGCGATTTCACTTCGTCTTTTGCCATTATTACCGGCCATGAATATCCGAATAAAACCTACTCCAGTTTGGACTGGGAGCATCTGGCTAAGGCGATTGGCACCATGGTCTTCTTGATGGGTGTAGCGAATCTTGAACAAATTTGCCGCGAATTGATTCGCTGCGGCAAACCGCCAGAAATGCCTGTTGCTCTTGTCAGATGGGGGACATGGGCGGATCAGGCTACGATTACAGGAACGCTGTCAGACATTACTGAAAAGGTCAGAGAAGCTAATTTCAAATCGCCAGCCGTGATTATTGTTGGTGAAGTTGTTAAGCTGCGTGAGAAGCTGGCCTGGATTGAGAAAAAGCCGCTCTTTGGGCGTCGAGTGCTGGTCACAAGAGCTAGAAGTCAAGCAAGCGAGCTTGTGGATTTAATCGATGACATGGGCGGGGAAGCGGTTGAATTCCCAGTTATTCGATTACAACCGCCAAGTCGCCCTGAGGCCATTCAAGAGTTGGATCTGGCGCTAGACAAGCTTCAAGAATTTGACTGGGTGTTGCTGACAAGCGTCAACGGTGTTGAGTATTTTTTCCGCAGGCTGCGTGAAAAAGGGATCGATGTTCGTAAAATGGGGAATGCTCGCATTGCTGCCGTAGGGCCTAAGACAGCCGAAGCGCTAGCTGAGCGTGGCATTATTGCGGATGTACTCCCGGCCAAATATCAAGGCGAGGGTATCCTGGAAGCCATTCAAGCAGATTTGAAAGCCGGTCAGAAGGTGCTGTTGCCTACGGCTGATCTGGCACGTGATTATTTGCCTGCTAAGCTCAAAGAACTCGGTCTTGAAGTAACCGAAGTCGATGTCTACGAAAATGTACTCACGACAGATGATGGGGATGAAATTATTCATCTTCTGCAAAATCAAAGCATTCATATCATAACTTTTACAAGTTCATCCACGGTTACAAATTTACTTGAAGCCTTGCGTCAGCTGGGTGTGGAAGATCCGCTATCCTTGCTGCAAGGGGTTGAAATTGCCTGTATTGGACCCAAGACTGCAGAGACCGCAAGTCAATGTGGACTGCCTGTTACTTATATGGCAGAAGAGGCTACCGTTGCATCGTTAGTACAAAGCATTTCTCAACATAAATAA
- the hemA gene encoding glutamyl-tRNA reductase, which produces MHIIALGLNYRTAPVEIREKFAFSDQDLPKALAELKETKSILECVIVATCNRTEIYAVVDRPQMCSHYLTHFIERWFQVGKDQFQKHLYMYENEKAIEHLFRVTSGLDSMVIGETQILGQVRDAFLSSQNMKATGAYFNTLFKQSVTLAKKAHSETGISNNPVSISYAAVELGKRIFGTYMNKTVMIIGAGKMSELTVKHLYANGANKVIVVNRTFERAVELAQKFNGIPCTMDNMPEHLAEVDIIISSTGAPGYVLTKNDIQSYVQKRKSRPLFMMDIAVPRDLDPQISGLPNVFLYDIDDLENIVDKHLQERKKEAAKIETMIETEMGVFEQWTKTLGVSPVISALQTKASQIHEETMDNMLKKLPDLDEREIKVIRKLTKSIVNQVLRDPILRIKEMAGERHGDEALELFTKLFALEETLEQQEQADQLAQELEAGHKAVEAKQLLDEKLSVLSLQNADVLAQS; this is translated from the coding sequence TTGCATATTATCGCACTAGGCTTGAATTATCGTACGGCCCCGGTAGAAATTCGGGAGAAGTTCGCTTTCTCCGATCAGGATTTACCTAAGGCATTGGCAGAATTGAAAGAAACGAAAAGTATATTGGAGTGTGTAATTGTCGCCACCTGCAATCGCACGGAAATCTACGCTGTTGTGGATCGACCGCAGATGTGCAGTCATTATTTGACACACTTCATTGAACGTTGGTTCCAAGTCGGTAAGGATCAATTCCAAAAACATTTATATATGTATGAAAATGAAAAAGCGATTGAACATTTATTCCGCGTAACAAGCGGGTTAGATTCCATGGTCATTGGGGAAACCCAAATTCTAGGACAAGTGCGTGATGCTTTTTTATCATCTCAAAATATGAAAGCAACCGGAGCTTATTTCAATACATTGTTTAAGCAATCCGTGACACTTGCCAAAAAAGCACACTCCGAAACAGGCATTAGCAATAATCCAGTTTCCATCAGTTATGCCGCGGTGGAACTTGGTAAACGAATATTCGGTACCTACATGAACAAGACGGTTATGATTATTGGTGCTGGTAAGATGAGCGAACTCACTGTGAAGCACCTTTACGCAAATGGCGCTAACAAAGTTATCGTGGTTAACCGTACGTTTGAACGTGCAGTAGAATTGGCCCAGAAATTTAACGGTATTCCATGTACCATGGATAACATGCCCGAGCATCTAGCGGAAGTGGACATTATTATTAGCTCGACAGGCGCTCCGGGATATGTTCTTACGAAGAATGATATTCAGTCCTATGTTCAAAAAAGAAAATCACGTCCGCTTTTTATGATGGATATTGCGGTCCCTCGGGATCTAGATCCGCAAATTAGCGGCTTACCTAATGTTTTTCTTTATGATATCGATGATCTGGAGAATATCGTTGATAAGCATTTGCAGGAGAGAAAGAAAGAAGCAGCTAAGATTGAAACGATGATTGAAACTGAAATGGGTGTTTTCGAACAATGGACGAAGACGCTAGGTGTAAGTCCGGTCATTAGCGCTCTTCAAACAAAAGCGAGTCAGATTCACGAAGAGACGATGGATAATATGCTAAAGAAGCTGCCGGACCTAGATGAACGTGAAATTAAAGTTATTCGTAAATTAACGAAAAGCATTGTGAATCAAGTGCTGCGAGACCCGATCCTTCGCATTAAGGAAATGGCGGGAGAGCGGCATGGTGATGAAGCGCTCGAGCTATTCACGAAACTGTTTGCCCTAGAAGAGACCCTTGAACAACAAGAACAAGCCGATCAGTTAGCACAAGAACTAGAAGCCGGGCATAAAGCAGTTGAAGCTAAGCAGTTGCTGGATGAGAAGTTGTCCGTGCTTAGTTTACAGAACGCTGATGTTCTAGCCCAATCTTGA
- the hemC gene encoding hydroxymethylbilane synthase has protein sequence MRTIIVGTRQSALALTQTGQVVELLKQLAADHGIACQFEIKKIVTKGDRILDVTLSKVGGKGLFVKEIEQALVDGDIDMAVHSMKDMPFELPEGLVVGAVPKREDPRDALITRGHRSLDELPQGALVGTSSLRRASQLQHLRPDLRIESVRGNIDSRLRKLDDENFDAILLAAAGLHRIGWQDRISAYLPPEICLPAVGQGALCIECRGGDAFMLDLLSRFQHEPTALAVRAERAFLGRLNGGCQVPLGAYASISEDSSVSESPLLTLTGMVGTPDGVTMLKETASGRDPEALGLLVADKLIAQGAERILAEVRK, from the coding sequence ATGAGAACAATCATTGTAGGAACTAGGCAAAGTGCGTTGGCACTAACTCAGACAGGGCAAGTTGTGGAACTCTTAAAACAGCTTGCAGCTGACCATGGGATCGCTTGTCAATTTGAAATAAAGAAAATAGTCACGAAGGGCGATCGCATTTTGGACGTCACCTTATCCAAGGTGGGCGGTAAGGGGCTGTTCGTCAAGGAAATCGAACAGGCACTCGTGGACGGCGACATCGACATGGCCGTCCACAGCATGAAAGATATGCCCTTCGAGCTACCCGAAGGGCTAGTCGTTGGAGCGGTGCCGAAGCGTGAGGATCCGCGCGATGCGCTGATCACACGCGGGCACCGCTCCCTGGACGAGCTGCCGCAAGGCGCGCTCGTCGGAACCAGCTCGCTGCGGCGCGCCAGCCAGCTGCAGCATCTTCGCCCGGACCTCCGCATCGAGTCGGTCCGCGGCAACATCGATTCGAGGCTGCGCAAGCTCGATGATGAGAACTTCGATGCGATTCTGCTTGCCGCGGCCGGTTTGCACCGGATCGGCTGGCAGGATCGCATCAGTGCGTACTTGCCGCCCGAGATCTGCCTCCCTGCCGTAGGGCAGGGGGCGCTGTGCATCGAGTGCCGGGGCGGCGACGCCTTCATGCTGGACCTGCTGAGCAGGTTCCAGCATGAGCCAACTGCGCTCGCGGTGCGAGCGGAGCGGGCTTTCCTCGGCAGACTCAATGGAGGCTGCCAAGTGCCGCTCGGCGCTTACGCGAGCATAAGCGAAGACAGCAGCGTATCAGAGTCGCCGCTGCTCACTTTAACGGGCATGGTGGGTACGCCGGACGGCGTCACCATGCTCAAGGAAACGGCTTCCGGGCGCGATCCGGAAGCGCTTGGTTTGCTTGTCGCCGATAAGCTAATCGCACAAGGCGCAGAACGTATCCTGGCTGAGGTAAGGAAGTGA
- the hemB gene encoding porphobilinogen synthase: MSFPIVRNRRLRGSAAIRNLVRENQVTVHDVVQPIFVTHGSNIKSEIASMPGVYHFSLDRVQEEIEEITKLGIQAILLFGVPDHKDAKGTSAFMDDGIVQQATRLIKELNPNLLIIADTCLCQFTDTGHCGVIHHHPVTGQADVANDASLELLVRTAVSQAKAGADIIAPSNMMDGYVHAIRSGLDEAGYENTPIMAYSVKYASAYYGPFRDAVDSTPQFGDRKTYQMDPANGREALREAESDVAEGADFLMVKPALAYMDIIRMLKDNFDLPVVAYNVSAEYSMIKAAAMQGWVNEEAIVMETMTSFKRAGADIILTYFAKDIARYLKK, encoded by the coding sequence ATGAGTTTTCCTATCGTTCGTAATCGCCGCTTACGCGGCAGTGCAGCTATTCGTAATCTGGTACGTGAAAATCAAGTGACTGTTCACGATGTTGTACAACCGATTTTTGTCACACATGGTTCGAACATCAAGTCCGAAATTGCTTCAATGCCAGGCGTTTATCATTTTTCTTTAGACAGAGTGCAAGAAGAGATCGAAGAAATTACAAAGCTTGGCATTCAAGCTATTCTTTTATTTGGTGTTCCGGATCATAAAGATGCGAAAGGAACATCCGCTTTTATGGATGATGGCATTGTACAGCAAGCAACTCGGTTGATTAAAGAATTGAATCCGAATTTGCTCATTATCGCCGATACGTGTCTATGTCAGTTTACGGATACAGGCCACTGTGGTGTCATCCATCATCATCCGGTTACAGGACAGGCGGATGTGGCGAATGATGCTTCCTTGGAGCTATTGGTTCGTACGGCTGTATCGCAAGCCAAAGCGGGTGCTGACATTATCGCACCTTCCAACATGATGGACGGTTATGTACATGCGATTCGTTCAGGTTTAGATGAAGCTGGCTATGAGAATACACCGATTATGGCCTATTCCGTTAAATATGCATCTGCTTACTACGGTCCATTCCGTGATGCTGTAGATTCTACACCGCAATTCGGTGACCGCAAGACGTATCAAATGGATCCAGCCAACGGGCGCGAAGCTTTGCGCGAAGCGGAAAGTGACGTTGCTGAAGGCGCTGATTTCCTCATGGTGAAACCGGCTCTTGCTTATATGGACATCATTCGGATGCTGAAGGACAACTTCGATTTGCCGGTAGTGGCCTATAATGTGAGTGCGGAGTATTCAATGATTAAGGCTGCGGCCATGCAGGGCTGGGTGAATGAAGAGGCTATCGTAATGGAAACAATGACGAGCTTCAAACGTGCCGGTGCTGATATTATCTTGACTTATTTTGCTAAAGACATTGCTCGATATTTGAAGAAATAG
- the hemH gene encoding ferrochelatase, with translation MGSQRIGVLVMSYGTPESLDQVEAYYTHIRRGHPPTPEQLHELTARYEAIVGGFFPLRENTNKQVKGLESTLRQEHPELEFVCYQGLKHAQPYVEDGVEQMVKDGITEAVGVVLAPHYSTMSVGGYVKRAKDKAEALGLKIDFVLDYHLHPKLLDALSTRVDKALEKFAGIDRNDVRVIFTAHSLPEKILEMKDPYPDQLLATSKAIAERVGLTNWQFGWQSAGQTAMPWLGPDILEVLQKINQEENVKNVLLCPIGFVSDHLEVLYDIDIEAQALAKELGLHLERTESLNTDPLYLETLSDVVYKKWKEVTRLS, from the coding sequence ATGGGAAGTCAGCGCATTGGTGTTTTAGTCATGTCTTATGGTACTCCGGAAAGTTTGGATCAAGTTGAAGCTTACTACACACATATTAGACGCGGGCACCCTCCAACGCCTGAACAGCTGCATGAGTTAACGGCTCGTTATGAGGCAATTGTAGGTGGGTTTTTCCCGCTGCGTGAAAATACGAACAAGCAGGTTAAAGGCCTGGAGAGTACACTTCGTCAAGAGCATCCAGAACTTGAATTCGTCTGTTATCAGGGTCTGAAGCATGCTCAGCCTTATGTAGAAGACGGTGTGGAGCAAATGGTTAAGGACGGTATTACAGAGGCTGTAGGAGTCGTTCTGGCCCCTCACTACTCCACTATGAGTGTTGGCGGCTACGTGAAAAGAGCGAAAGATAAGGCAGAGGCGCTTGGTCTGAAGATTGATTTCGTTCTTGACTACCATCTTCATCCGAAACTGCTTGATGCCCTTAGCACACGTGTTGATAAAGCCTTGGAGAAATTCGCAGGTATTGATCGCAATGATGTGCGTGTTATCTTTACAGCCCACAGCTTGCCTGAGAAAATACTTGAAATGAAAGACCCATACCCAGATCAATTGCTTGCCACTTCCAAAGCCATTGCTGAACGTGTAGGTCTGACGAATTGGCAGTTTGGTTGGCAAAGTGCTGGGCAAACAGCGATGCCGTGGCTCGGTCCGGATATTTTGGAAGTTCTTCAAAAGATCAATCAAGAAGAAAACGTCAAAAATGTTCTCCTATGTCCGATAGGTTTTGTTTCCGATCATCTGGAGGTTCTCTACGATATTGATATTGAAGCACAGGCTTTGGCTAAGGAACTTGGACTGCATTTGGAACGAACAGAATCACTAAATACAGACCCTCTATACCTGGAAACATTGAGTGATGTTGTCTACAAGAAATGGAAAGAGGTCACCCGTTTATCATGA